A DNA window from Camelina sativa cultivar DH55 chromosome 17, Cs, whole genome shotgun sequence contains the following coding sequences:
- the LOC104755596 gene encoding cytochrome P450 86B1-like: MSLTERLYNHLSLFDLFLALLGLFVFCCLREKLTNKRGPMLWPVFGITLEFFFHMNDVYGWVTKSLTRYRGTFLYRGIWFDGSYGAVTCVPANVEYMLKTNFKNFPKGAFFKDRFSDLLEDGIFNADDESWKEQRRIIITEMHSTRFVEHSFQTTQHLVRKKLLKVLESFARSQEAFDLQDVFLRLTFDIICIAGLGDDPGTLDSDLPQVPFAKAFEEATESTLFRFMIPPFIWKPMRFFDIGYEKGLRKAVGVVHGFVDKMIVDRICELKEEETLDSRFDVLSRIIQRESHRKGNKIDPSTIRFFRQFCTSFILAGRDTSSVALSWFCWVIQKHPDVENKIISEIREILRQRTSKTESLFTVRELNNMVYLQAALSETLRLYPPIPMEMKQAIEDDVLPDGTFVRKGSRVYFSIYAMGRMESIWGKDSEIFRPERWIQAGKFVSDDQFKYVVFNAGPRLCIGKTFAYLQMKMIAASVLLRYSIKVSQDHVIVPRVTTNLYMKYGLKVTITPRSLEEKRLESCSM; the protein is encoded by the coding sequence ATGTCTTTAACAGAGCGACTTTATAATCATCTTTCTCTCTTCGATCTATTTCTTGCCTTGTTAGGGCTCTTTGTTTTCTGCTGCTTGCGTGAGAAGTTAACAAACAAACGTGGACCAATGCTATGGCCAGTGTTCGGAATTACTTTAGAGTTTTTCTTTCACATGAATGATGTCTACGGTTGGGTCACAAAAAGTTTGACAAGATACCGAGGTACGTTTCTATACCGAGGAATTTGGTTTGATGGGTCTTACGGAGCTGTGACTTGTGTCCCTGCCAATGTCGAGTACATGCTCAAAACTAACTTCAAGAACTTCCCCAAAGGTGCCTTCTTTAAAGACCGGTTCAGTGATCTGCTCGAGGATGGTATTTTCAATGCTGACGATGAATCTTGGAAAGAGCAACGACGGATCATCATAACCGAGATGCATTCAACCCGGTTTGTGGAGCATTCTTTTCAAACAACACAACATTTAGTAAGAAAGAAGCTATTAAAGGTGTTGGAGAGTTTCGCAAGGTCACAAGAAGCTTTCGATCTCCAAGATGTGTTCCTGCGGTTGACGTTTGACATCATCTGCATTGCGGGTCTAGGTGATGACCCGGGAACTCTGGATTCTGATCTCCCACAAGTTCCATTCGCTAAAGCTTTTGAAGAAGCAACAGAGTCTACTCTGTTTAGATTCATGATCCCTCCATTTATATGGAAACCTATGAGGTTCTTTGACATTGGGTATGAGAAAGGTCTAAGGAAAGCTGTTGGGGTCGTGCATGGGTTCGTCGACAAGATGATCGTGGATCGTATCTGTGAGCTCAAGGAGGAAGAAACGTTAGATAGTAGATTTGATGTTCTCTCAAGGATCATTCAGAGAGAGAGTCATAGAAAGGGAAACAAGATTGATCCTTCCACCATCAGATTCTTCAGACAATTTTGCACAAGTTTTATTTTAGCTGGACGAGACACAAGTTCTGTTGCACTTTCTTGGTTCTGCTGGGTGATACAGAAACATCCAGACGTTGAAAATAAGATCATTAGTGAGATCAGAGAAATATTGAGACAGCGAACCAGCAAAACTGAGAGCCTCTTCACGGTCAGAGAACTAAACAACATGGTATATCTACAAGCAGCACTTTCAGAAACACTGAGACTTTACCCTCCAATcccaatggaaatgaaacaagCCATTGAAGATGATGTGTTACCTGATGGGACATTTGTAAGAAAAGGTTCACGGGTTTACTTCTCAATCTATGCCATGGGAAGGATGGAATCAATATGGGGAAAagattctgaaatttttagacCAGAGAGATGGATCCAAGCAGGGAAGTTTGTCAGTGACGACCAGTTCAAATATGTTGTGTTCAATGCAGGGCCAAGGCTTTGTATAGGGAAAACATTTGCCTACCTGCAGATGAAGATGATAGCTGCTTCAGTTTTGTTGAGGTATTCAATCAAGGTTTCCCAAGATCACGTCATTGTCCCGAGAGTCACGACTAACTTGTACATGAAGTACGGCCTCAAAGTGACAATCACACCAAGGTCGCTGGAAGAAAAGAGACTTGAGTCATGTTCCATGTAG
- the LOC104755600 gene encoding actin-related protein 3 produces MDPTSRPAVVIDNGTGYTKMGFAGNVEPCFILPTVVAVNESFLNQSKSSSKATWQTQHNAGVAADLDFYIGDEALAKSRSSSTHNLHYPIEHGQVEDWDAMERYWQQCIFNYLRCDPEDHYFLLTESPLTPPESREYTGEILFETFNVPGLYIAVNSVLALAAGYTTSKCEMTGVVVDVGDGATHVVPVAEGYVIGSCIKSIPIAGKDVTLFIQQLMRERGENIPPEDSFNVARKVKEMYCYTCSDIVKEFNKHDKEPAKYIKQWKGVKPKTGAPYTCDVGYERFLGPEVFFNPEIYSNDFTTALPAVIDKCIQSAPIDTRRALYKNIVLSGGSTMFKDFGRRLQRDLKKIVDARVLANNARTGGEITSQPVEVNVVSHPVQRFAVWFGGSVLSSTPEFFASCRTKEEYEEYGASICRTNPVFKGMY; encoded by the exons ATGGATCCGACTTCTCGACCTGCTGTTGTCATCGACAATGGAACTGG GTATACTAAAATGGGATTTGCTGGTAATGTAGAGCCATGTTTTATTCTACCAACAGTAGTTGCAGTTAACGAGTCTTTTTTAAACCAATCCAAGAGTTCTTCTAAGGCAACTTGGCAAACACAGCACAACGCTGGAGTTGCTGCGGATCTCGATTTCTATATCGGAGATGAAGCCCTTGCGAAATCTCGGTCTAGTAGTACTCATAACCTTCATTATCCTATTGAGCATGGTCAAGTTGAGGATTGGGATGCTATGGAAAGATATTGGCAACAGTGTATATTCAATTATTTGAGATGTGATCCTGAGgatcattattttcttcttactGAGAGTCCTCTTACTCCTCCTGAAAGTAGAGAATACACTGGAGAGATTTTGTTTGAGACTTTTAATGTTCCCGGGCTTTACATTGCTGTTAATTCAGTTCTTGCTCTTGCTGCTGGGTACACTACGTCAAAG TGTGAGATGACAGGGGTTGTAGTAGATGTTGGAGATGGGGCAACTCATGTTGTACCTGTTGCAGAAGGTTATGTTATCGGAAGCTGTATCAAGTCAATTCCAATTGCTGGCAAAGATGTCACCTTATTTATTCAGCAACTCATGCGG GAAAGAGGTGAGAATATACCGCCAGAAGATTCATTCAATGTAGCCCGTAAAGTGAAGGAAATGTACTGCTACACTTGCTCAGACATTGTAAAG GAGTTTAATAAACATGACAAAGAACCAGCAAAGTATATCAAACAATGGAAAGGTGTTAAGCCAAAGACTGGTGCACCATACACTTGTGATGTGGGATATGAACGATTCCTTGGACCCGAG GTCTTCTTTAATCCAGAGATATACAGCAATGACTTCACAACTGCGTTACCAGCTGTTATAGACAAATGTATTCAGTCTGCACCAATTGACACACGCAGAGCTCTATATAAG AATATAGTGTTGTCCGGAGGTTCAACCATGTTCAAAGATTTCGGAAGAAGGTTACAAAGGGATCTTAAGAAGATTGTTGATGCTCGTGTTCTTGCCAACAATGCTCGTACTGGTGGTGAAATTACG TCTCAACCCGTGGAGGTTAATGTGGTGAGCCATCCTGTCCAGAGGTTTGCAGTTTGGTTTGGAGGTTCAGTGCTTTCATCAACTCCAGAGTTTTTCGCG AGTTGCAGAACGAAAGAGGAGTATGAGGAATATGGAGCAAGCATATGCCGTACAAATCCGGTGTTCAAGGGAATGTATTGA
- the LOC104755599 gene encoding oxysterol-binding protein-related protein 1D-like, with protein sequence MNPLCCIAPVSIDDRTNPVVAKSSTNHHNQSQLGFESLPATKSGSHHASKPSFSTQASWISQDQLERLSSETADDEAKDASSSSKGGFFFGNGVSVGAGVAGIMYKWVNYGKGWRARWFELEDGVLSYYKIHGPDKIVMNPSREKAVRVIGEESVRYIRKASFGSGSSNKLGATSSAASRPCKPFGEIHLKVSSIRASKSDDKRLAIFTGTKTLHLRCVSRDNRSAWVEALQAAKDLFPRVPSGDILPSDDAVVSTEKLREKLLQEGIGEAVVKDCEAIMLSEVSVLQNRLKVLSHKHIILLDTLRQLESEKIELETTVVDETKEHDSCCGQARRYSDFYSVMSEVSASDSEADNESQDGADVESDEDDVAFFDTNDILSADALRSASYRSREAEGNGSIYDKDPFFSDRLQVPVRIPQYPYVRRRDNLPEPKEKEKPVGLWSIIKENIGKDLSGVCLPVYFNEPLSSLQKCFEDLEYSYLIDRALEWGKQGNELMRLLNIAAFAVSGYASTEGRQCKPFNPLLGETYEADYPDKGLRFFSEKVSHHPMIVACHCEGQGWNFWGDSNIKGKFWGRSIQLDPVGVLTLKFDDGEIYQWSKVTTSIYNIILGKLYCDHYGTMRIKGGGNYSCRLKFKEQSVIDRNPRQVHGFVQDNRTGEKVAILIGKWDEAMYYVLGDPTTKPKGYDPMTEAVLLWERDKSPTKTRYNLSPFAISLNEITPGMIDKLPPTDSRLRPDQRHLENGEYESANAEKLRLEQLQRQARRLQEKGWKPRWFEKDEEGNYRYLGGYWEAREKKEWDRITDIFKKQQQRNTLSSSSTFL encoded by the exons ATGAATCCACTTTGCTGCATTGCTCCGGTTTCGATTGATGACCGTACTAACCCTGTGGTTGCAAAATCATCCACGAATCATCATAATCAATCTCAGTTAGGGTTTGAATCTCTTCCGGCGACGAAATCAGGTAGTCACCACGCTTCTAAGCCATCGTTTTCGACTCAAGCTTCTTGGATCAGTCAAGATCAGCTTGAGAGACTCTCTTCTGAAACAGCAGACGACGAGGCCAAagacgcttcttcttcttctaaaggAGGTTTTTTCTTTGGGAATGGCGTCAGTGTTGGAGCTGGAGTCGCTGGGATTATGTATAAGTGGGTTAACTATGGGAAAGGCTGGAGAGCTAGATGGTTTGAGTTGGAAGATGGTGTTTTGTCGTATTATAAGATCCATGGACCTGATAAGATTGTGATGAATCCTTCTAGAGAGAAAGCCGTTAGGGTGATCGGTGAGGAATCTGTTAGGTATATTAGGAAAGCTAGCTTTGGTAGTGGCAGTAGCAACAAGCTTGGAGCTACTTCTTCAGCTGCTTCAAGGCCTTGTAAACCATTTGGTGAAATACATTTGAAGGTTTCTTCAATTCGTGCGAGCAAGTCTGATGATAAAAGGCTTGCTATATTTACTGGTACTAAGACTCTTCATTTACGTTGTGTATCGAGAGATAATAGATCAGCCTGGGTTGAAGCTTTGCAGGCGGCTAAGGATCTTTTTCCTAGAGTTCCCAGTGGTGATATCTTACCTTCGGATGATGCGGTTGTTTCTACTGAGAAGTTGCGTGAAAAGTTATTGCAGGAAGGTATTGGTGAGGCTGTTGTAAAAGATTGTGAAGCCATTATGCTTTCAGAAGTTTCTGTGTTGCAGAATCGGTTAAAGGTTCTCTCACATAAACATATTATACTACTGGATACACTGAGACAGTTAGAG AGTGAGAAAATAGAGCTGGAAACTACTGTTGTTGATGAAACAAAGGAGCATGACTCTTGCTGTGGACAGGCAAGACGATATAGTG ATTTCTATTCAGTCATGTCAGAGGTATCTGCTAGCGATTCTGAGGCAGACAATGAAAGTCAGGATGGAGCAGATGTTGAatctgatgaagatgatgtaGCTTTCTTTGATACAAATGATATCCTATCAGCAGACGCACTGAGAAGTGCTTCTTATCGTAGCAGAGAAGCTGAAGGAAATGGATCTATCTACGATAAAGACCCCTTCTTTTCTGATCGCTTGCAAGTTCCAGTTAGGATTCCGCAGTATCCATATGTCAGAAGAAGGGATAATTTACCGGAgccaaaagagaaggaaaagccAGTTGGATTATGGTCAATCATCAAAGAGAACATTGGCAAAGACTTGTCTGGAGTTTGTCTACCCGTATATTTTAATGAaccactctcttctcttcagaAGTGCTTTGAGGATTTGGAGTACTCATACTTGATAGACAGAGCACTTGAGTGGGGGAAGCAG GGTAATGAGTTGATGAGGCTTCTAAACATTGCAGCGTTTGCTGTATCTGGCTATGCATCCACGGAAGGCAGGCAATGCAAACCTTTTAATCCTCTACTTGGTGAGACCTATGAAGCTGATTATCCAGATAAAGGACTTCGTTTCTTCTCTGAGAAG GTGAGTCATCATCCTATGATTGTTGCTTGCCATTGTGAGGGACAAGGTTGGAATTTCTGGGGAGACTCAAATATCAAAGGAAAATTTTGGGGACGGTCAATCCAGCTTGACCCAGTGGGTGTCTTGACATTAAAATTTGATGATGGTGAGATATACCAATGGAGCAAGGTTACCACTTCCATATACAACATCATCCTTGGTAAACTTTACTGCGATCATTATGGAACCATGCGGATCAAAGGCGGTGGCAATTATTCCTGCCGGTTGAAGTTCAAGGAGCAGTCAGTCATAGATCGAAACCCTCGTCAG GTTCATGGGTTTGTGCAAGACAACAGAACTGGGGAGAAAGTAGCTATACTGATAGGCAAATGGGATGAAGCAATGTACTATGTATTGGGAGATCCGACAACAAAACCAAAGGGATATGATCCAATGACAGAAGCGGTGTTACTGTGGGAAAGAGACAAATctccaacaaaaacaagatacaATCTCTCCCCTTTTGCAATCTCTCTCAATGAGATAACTCCTGGGATGATAGACAAATTGCCTCCAACAGATTCAAGACTGAGACCAGACCAAAGACACTTAGAAAACGGTGAATATGAGTCAGCAAACGCTGAGAAACTGAGACTTGAACAGTTACAGAGACAG GCAAGGAGGCTGCAGGAGAAAGGATGGAAGCCAAGATGGTTTGAAAAGGATGAAGAAGGGAATTATCGGTATCTAGGAGGTTACTGGgaagcaagagagaagaaagaatggGATAGAATCACTGACATTTTCAAGAAGCAGCAACAGCGTAACACGCTGTCATCTTCGTCAACATTTCTTTAA
- the LOC104755595 gene encoding cytochrome P450 86B1-like, giving the protein MSQTSSMSLTERVYNHLCFSDVSLALLGLFVFCCLREKITKKKGPTIWPVFGITPEFFFHRDEVYSWVTRCLTKCQGTFLYNGMWLSGSSGAVTCVPANVEYMLKTNFKNFPKGTFFRDRFSDLLEDGIFNADAESWKEQRRIIITEMHSTRFVEHSFKTTQDLVREKLLKVMESFAKSQEAFDLQDVLLRLTFDNICIAGLGDDPGTLDSDLPLVPFAKAFEEATESTLFRFMIPPFIWKSLRFLDLGYEKSLRKAVEVVHEFVDKIVVDRICKIKEEKTLGNRSDVLSRIIEVESHKKTDEKDPSTIKFFRQFCTSFILAGRDTSSVALTWFFWVIQKHQEVENKIIREIREILKKRGNDHQETSKNESLFTVKELNDMVYLQAALSETMRLYPPIPMEMKQATEDDVFPDGTFIRKGSMVYFATYAMGRTESIWGKDCESFKPERWIQAGNFVSDDQFKYVVFNAGPRLCLGKTFAYLQMKTVAASVLLRYSIKVVKDHVVVPRVTTTLYMKHGLKVTISPKSLEEKKIHIQD; this is encoded by the coding sequence ATGTCTCAAACGTCTTCCATGTCTTTAACAGAGAGGGTTTATAATCATCTCTGTTTTTCCGATGTTTCTCTGGCATTGTTGGGactctttgttttctgttgCCTGCGTGAGAAGATAACCAAAAAGAAGGGACCAACGATATGGCCAGTGTTTGGAATCACTCCAGAATTCTTCTTTCACAGGGATGAAGTCTATAGTTGGGTCACAAGGTGTTTAACAAAATGCCAAGGTACATTTCTCTATAACGGAATGTGGCTTAGTGGGTCTTCTGGAGCTGTGACTTGTGTCCCTGCGAATGTCGAGTACATGCTCAAGACTAATTTCAAGAACTTCCCCAAAGGTACCTTCTTTAGAGACCGGTTCAGTGATCTGCTCGAGGATGGTATCTTCAATGCTGACGCTGAGTCTTGGAAGGAGCAACGACGGATCATCATAACCGAAATGCATTCAACACGGTTCGTGGAGCATTCCTTTAAGACAACACAAGACTTGGTAAGGGAGAAGCTGTTGAAGGTGATGGAGAGTTTCGCAAAGTCACAAGAGGCTTTCGACCTCCAAGATGTGCTCTTGCGCTTGACATTTGACAACATCTGCATCGCAGGTCTAGGTGATGACCCTGGAACTCTGGATTCTGACCTTCCCCTTGTTCCCTTTGCTAAAGCTTTTGAAGAAGCAACAGAGTCTACACTGTTTAGATTCATGATTCCTCCTTTTATATGGAAGTCCCTGAGGTTCCTGGACCTCGGGTATGAGAAAAGTCTCAGGAAAGCTGTCGAGGTTGTTCATGAGTTTGTCGACAAGATAGTTGTGGATCGTATCTGCAAGATCAAGGAGGAAAAAACGTTAGGTAACAGATCCGATGTCCTCTCAAGGATTATTGAGGTAGAAAGTCACAAGAAGACTGATGAAAAAGATCCTTCCACTATCAAATTCTTTAGACAGTTCTGCACAAGTTTCATCTTAGCAGGAAGAGACACGAGTTCAGTTGCACTTACATGGTTCTTCTGGGTGATACAGAAACACCAAGAagttgaaaacaaaatcatccGTGAGATTAGAGAAATATTGAAAAAGCGAGGGAATGATCATcaagaaacaagcaaaaacgAGAGTCTCTTCACGGTCAAAGAACTAAACGACATGGTGTATCTACAAGCAGCACTTTCAGAAACCATGAGACTTTACCCTCCAATaccaatggaaatgaaacaagCCACTGAAGACGATGTTTTCCCCGATGGGACTTTCATACGTAAAGGTTCAATGGTTTACTTTGCAACTTACGCCATGGGAAGAACAGAATCCATCTGGGGAAAAGACTGTGAATCGTTCAAACCAGAGAGATGGATCCAAGCAGGGAACTTTGTAAGCGATGACCAATTCAAATACGTTGTGTTTAACGCTGGACCAAGGCTATGTTTAGGTAAAACATTTGCTTACCTACAAATGAAGACAGTAGCAGCTTCAGTCTTGTTGAGATACTCAATCAAAGTTGTTAAAGATCATGTCGTTGTCCCCAGAGTTACAACAACCTTGTACATGAAACACGGTCTCAAGGTAACCATCTCGCCAAAGTCcctggaagagaagaagatacacaTTCAAGACTAA
- the LOC104755597 gene encoding protein SDA1 homolog: protein MVGSLGLTPESLKASGRSSENVSLLILQGKIKRDPEGYETELQLIYKQFLTSVDLFKQQGALSFSSVVGIGSDPSVAKELGDRAMFLAHVTPFYPKQLAAFPAQLTDLLRTSCLAMPSGLRNHVAQALILLMNRKSLVIEDLLALFLDIQTLGDKNLRTLAFSHIVQTIRKMSPTDPKHKSLQKIVISMLELEDEAKAKRALATLCALHKKKIWLGDRNERVAIAICEACFHTSPRIMISALRFLLDYENIDDDDDSDAESDDDEDTKKISQVVINRQAVYKANNKGTSSSKKKKQAKLQRAVKSIKRKQRSSSENTTSAFSPLNHLNDAQKFAEKLFSRLQTIKGTGERAETRLMMIKVIARTIGLHKLHLLSFYSFLQNYAMPHVKDITQILAAAVQSCHDGVPSNAVEPLFKQIVNQFVHDRSRPEAIAVGLNVVREMCLRIHDLMTEELLQDLALYKKSHEKAISAAARSLIALFREINPSLLVKKDRGRPGATVVKPKQYGEANVFSDVPNVELLQESDHESGSDDDQDDDDDTELPSGDDVEQELIPDDCGSEDEAEEDDSDIDTSIGGDEDEEMNDSDEAEIDSENEMESEDDDGEASDSSGEDSGNEEKSKGTKRKIMDFDANLLSADTSLRALKRFAEAKNDKPSFDESDGILSNEDFRKIKELQAKKEAKIALARKGFKVPDSDQLSKKRVDPAKLEAHIRHKLTKEQRLELVKAGREDRGKYQARAAIKQKKTGGSSNKQKEHRKNMPLAAIRSKAGKSKRTKKMKNSLSGSQFRGRKAWK from the exons ATGGTCGGATCTCTAGGTTTAACGCCGGAATCCTTAAAGGCATCTGGCCGGAGCTCCGAGAATGTGAGCCTTCTTATCCTTCAAGGTAAAATCAAACGTGACCCAGAAGGTTACGAAACGGAGCTCCAGTTGATTTACAAACAGTTCTTAACCTCCGTCGATCTCTTCAAGCAACAAGGAGCTCTCAGTTTCTCCTCTGTTGTTGGCATTGGCTCTGACCCTTCTGTTGCCAAAGAACTCGGCGACCGTGCCATGTTTCTAGCTCACGTTACTCCCTTTTACCCGAAGCAACTCGCCGCGTTTCCAGCTCAGTTGACTGATTTGCTCCGTACTTCGTGCTTGGCAATGCCCTCGGGACTTCGAAACCATGTTGCACAAGCTCTGATTCTTCTAATGAATCGAAAG AGTCTTGTCATCGAGGATTTGCTGGCTTTATTTCTGGATATTCAGACTCTTGGTGACAAAAACCTTCGGACTCTTGCTTTTTCTCATATTGTTCAAACCATCCGTAAGATGAGTCCCACTGATCCCAAGCACAAATCACTTCAGAAGATTGTAATCTCTATGCTGGAG ctAGAAGATGAAGCAAAGGCTAAGAGAGCACTTGCTACTCTTTGTGCGCTACACAAGAAAAAGATCTGGCTTGGTGATAGGAATGAACGAGTTGCAATTGCAATCTGTGAAGCCTGCTTTCATACTTCACCTAG GATAATGATTTCTGCCCTTCGATTCCTTCTTGACTATGAGAACATTGACGATGATGACGATAGTGATGCTGAAAGTGATGATGACGAGGATACAAAGAAAATATCTCAAGTTGTGATTAACCGACAGGCTGTTTACAAG GCAAACAACAAAGGTACATCCTCTagcaagaagaaaaagcaagcAAAACTACAGCGTGCAGTGAAAAGTATAAAGAGAAAGCAGCGTTCGTCGTCTGAGAACACCACTTCAGCATTTTCACCTCTTAATCATTTAAACGATGCTCAG AAATTCGCGGAGAAATTGTTTTCCCGTCTTCAGACCATAAAGGGTACTGGTGAACGTGCTGAG ACCaggttgatgatgattaaaGTTATTGCTCGCACGATTGGTCTTCACAAGTTGCATTTACTAAGTTTCTATTCTTTTCTTCAAAACTATGCTATG CCGCATGTAAAGGACATTACACAAATACTTGCAGCAGCAGTTCAGTCTTGCCACGATGGG GTTCCTTCTAATGCCGTGGAGCCACTGTTCAAGCAGATAGTGAATCAGTTTGTACATGATCGTTCACGTCCTGAG GCTATTGCTGTCGGACTCAATGTGGTACGAGAAATGTGCCTGAGGATTCACGAT TTGATGACGGAAGAATTGCTGCAAGATCTTGCTCTGTATAAAAAGTCCCATGAAAAAGCCATCTCAGCAGCAGCTCGTTCCCTCATAGCATTGTTCAGAGAG ATCAATCCTTCGCTTCTGGTGAAAAAAGATCGTGGCCGTCCTGGAGCTACTGTTGTCAAACCTAAACAATATGGAGAGGCTAATGTCTTCAGCGATGTTCCCAATGTTGAATTATTGCAAGAAAGTGATCATGAGAGTGGCTctgatgatgatcaagatgatgatgatgacacgGAGTTGCCTAGCGGCGATGATGTTGAGCAGGAGCTGATACCTGATGATTGTGGAAGCGAGGACgaagctgaagaagatgatagtGATATTGATACCTCAATAGGAGGtgatgaagacgaagagatGAATGATAGTGATGAAGCTGAGATAGATTCGGAAAATGAGATGGAAAGTGAAGACGACGATGGAGAAGCTTCTGATTCTTCTGGAGAAGATAGTGGAAACGAAGAGAAATCAAAGGGGACGAAGAGGAAGATTATGGATTTTGATGCGAATCTTCTTTCTGCTGATACAAGCCTACGAGCACTCAAGAGATTCGCAGAAGCAAAGAACGACAAACCATCTTTTGATGAAAGTGATGGCATACTTTCAAATGAAGACTTCCGAAAAATCAAAGAACTTCAG GCAAAGAAGGAAGCAAAAATTGCATTGGCTAGAAAAGGATTCAAGGTTCCGGATTCGGATCAGCTAAGTAAGAAGCGAGTTGATCCAGCCAAGCTTGAA GCTCACATAAGGCATAAGCTAACAAAAGAGCAAAGACTGGAATTAGTTAAAGCTGGAAGGGAGGACCGAGGTAAATACCAAGCCAGGGCTGCCATCAAACAGAAGAAAACGGGAGGATCAAGCAATAAACAGAAGGAGCACAGGAAGAATATGCCTCTTGCTGCAATAAGATCAAAGGCTGGGAAATCAAAGCGAaccaagaaaatgaagaatAGCCTCAGTGGAAGCCAGTTTAGAGGAAGGAAAGCTTGGAAGTGA